In Pseudodesulfovibrio sp. JC047, the genomic window ACCTGGGAAATCATTGAGGAGCAGGGACTTGCCGGGGTGTTAAGTTTGGTTTGACAATTTGCCCCAACAAAAAAACGGCCCCCGCCGGGAGGGCATGGAAGTGGTTCGGGTGCGCAGCACCCACCCTGGCTCCGCGCCAAAGGCGCATTCTTTTTCTTCTCTTCACTCCAAGAAAAGCATCACTGCTGCAAGCGTCCTTTTGTAAGCCCGCTGCAAGCGGCATCCCAACAGCCCGCTGCAAGCGTTCTCATTTAGGCGCGTTGCTCGAAGCACCGCCCCAAAGGTGTTGGAATAACTTCCATCTTCATTTCGGTGGCAACCGCCTTCAAAAAGACCTGTACCTCTCGCTTGAGGTGCGGACTATACCGCAAGACCAAAATTCCTTTGAATTTGTTGACGACAGTAAAAATACCGAGATTGTCGTATCCTTCCAAAAGGAAACGAAATACACCAATATCAGCGGTGTCGATGCGGATGTAGGTCCGAGCCGAAGTCTTCGGCGGTGGGGGACAAATCCTCTTGCGAGGTCGTCTGCGCGAATTTTTCTTCATGCCCGCTGTTTAGCGTCAGCCAGTGAAAAAGGCAACTCCATCTATGCCATGTCAGCTTGGGCAAGGACTGAAATCAGGCGTTTGAGCATCTTCTGATCAAAGGCACTCCGTTTTGAACGGATGTGGGTCAATGCCTCGAATGGCGTCTTCTTGCGACCATCCTTGCCGGACACCAGATTGTCGTACAGATTGCACATGGTCAGGGCCTTCACATAGTCTGGAAGGAAATTCCCCGTTGAACCAGATGGATAGCCTGTGCCGTCTTCCCGCTCGTGGTGAAACAGAATACACTGAAGCGTTTCTTGCGGCAGGGGGAGCGATGAACAATATCCCACACCAAGGGCGGGGTGGGAACGGACCAGCTCTTTGCCTTCCCGGTTGAGATTCTCGTACTTGTTGATGAAAATGTTTTGCGGCAATTCGAGCTTGCCGATGTCGTG contains:
- a CDS encoding DUF4911 domain-containing protein; protein product: MKKNSRRRPRKRICPPPPKTSARTYIRIDTADIGVFRFLLEGYDNLGIFTVVNKFKGILVLRYSPHLKREVQVFLKAVATEMKMEVIPTPLGRCFEQRA